Genomic window (Arachis hypogaea cultivar Tifrunner chromosome 13, arahy.Tifrunner.gnm2.J5K5, whole genome shotgun sequence):
ATAGTAACGTTTCCAATTTccaaaaattagttgtttcattATTAGCTAGAGCTTAAAGCCTTAAATAGTAAGGTTTTcaaatattagttgttttatacttttattattataattttttcttttgaggAAACATCAATCATTACTCATCATTTAGAATTTTTACAAAAGGAGTGATAGAAAgtcaataaattttataatttttaatcattaattaattaatcatctaATCATCATTACTCATCACTCACTTATTTTTTACAGATTAAGTAccgataaaattttaataaaagtataagtttttagattttttcttCCCGAAAACACACTGGCAACAAAATCATAGCACTTCACTACTCTATAGCTCCAACCGCCCAGTACTTATCTTTACACACATTCAGCCACCGCACCATGGTCCGCCACCGCTTTCTCCTCGTAATCTACCCGGCACAAGGCCACATAAACCCTGCACTCGAATTCGCCAAGCGACTCATCTCTTTAAACTCACACGTCACCCTCGCTATCACCATCTACCTGCACAGTCGCATGGTTAATAAACCCTCCATCCCCGGCCTATCCATTGTAACCTTCTCCGACGGTCACGACACCGGTTTCAACGCGATAGCCGGCGGAGACGAAGACTACAAGCTCTACGCTTCCGAGTTGAAGCGCCGCGGCTCAGATTTCGTGGCAGACCTCATAAGCTCTAGTGAAAAACAAGGTCACCCTTTCACCTGCGTAACCTACACCTTGCTCGTTCAATGGGCACAAGAGGTGGCGCGTGGCTTTCACCTCCCTTCGGCGCTTTTGTGGATCGAGCCAGCCACGGTTTTCACAATCTTATATCACTACTTCCATGGATACGATAACTACATCAATGAGAAAAGTAAGGAAGAAAAGGCATCTTCATCGTATTCCATAGCACTGCCTGGTTTGCCGTTGTTGTTTTCGGCGCGTGAAGTACCCAGTTTCTTGCTGGTAGGAAGACCAAGtttcttgtcttttcttcttgAATCGTTTGAAGAGCAGTTTCAGGAGCTTGACAAAGAGACTAACCCTACAGTTCTCGTGAACACCTTTGAAGCTCTTGAAGCAGAGGCCCTGAAAGCCGTTGATAGAGTCAACATGATCCCCATCGGGCCGTTGATTCCGTCGGCGTTCCTGGACGGGAAAAACCCCAACGATACTTCATTCGGAGGTGACCTAATTCAAGACTCAAATGATGATGGCTACATTCAATGGTTGGACTCGAAGGCAGAGATGTCAGTGGTTTATGTCTCATTCGGTAGCTACTTTCCGCTATCTAAGAGACAGAAAGAGGAAATAGCACGTGCGTTATTGGATTGTAGACTTCCATTCTTGTGGGTGATTAGAGACGAGGAAGAGTTGAGTTGCATGGAGGAACtgagaaagaaggggaagataGTGAAGTGGTGTTCATAGGTACAAGTGTTGTCCCACGCTTCGGTGGGTTGTTTCGTGACACACTGTGGTTGGAACTCCACCATGGAAAGCCTAGTGTGTGGGGTTCCGGTGGTGGCGTTTCCTCAGTGGTCGGATCAAAAGACGAATGCGAAGTTAATTGAACAAGTGTGGAAGATTGGTGTGAGGGTGGTGGAGGATGAGGCAGATGGGATAGTGACGGGTGGTGAAATAAGGAGGTGTGTGGAGATGGTGATGGAGAGTAATGGAGAGAAAGCGAAGGAAGTGAGAAGGAATGGAGAGAAATGGAAGATTATGGCCAAGGATGCTTCCAAGGAAGGGGGTCCATCCGACACCAACTTAAAGGCTTTCCTCAACGCTACGCTTTTATCAACAATGAATGATTGACCACGACCGTTGCAATTCATATATAAAGAACACGAATCTCTCATCTCACCCATAATTGTGTATTCTGATTAGATCTCATAAGAAGAAAGATGCACCTCTAAATTATATCCGATAAAGTTATTATCAACCAATATAGCCAAAGAACCGAACCACTTTTGTGTGTGTGTAATTGTTAAGGTTTGGACTAGTCATAATTATTTGTGATCATGGTGATAATACTTGTTTATTTGAAATTATGGGTGATGTTTGTGGTTATT
Coding sequences:
- the LOC112792632 gene encoding phloretin 4'-O-glucosyltransferase-like, which produces MVRHRFLLVIYPAQGHINPALEFAKRLISLNSHVTLAITIYLHSRMVNKPSIPGLSIVTFSDGHDTGFNAIAGGDEDYKLYASELKRRGSDFVADLISSSEKQGHPFTCVTYTLLVQWAQEVARGFHLPSALLWIEPATVFTILYHYFHGYDNYINEKSKEEKASSSYSIALPGLPLLFSAREVPSFLLVGRPSFLSFLLESFEEQFQELDKETNPTVLVNTFEALEAEALKAVDRVNMIPIGPLIPSAFLDGKNPNDTSFGGDLIQDSNDDGYIQWLDSKAEMSVVYVSFGSYFPLSKRQKEEIARALLDCRLPFLWVIRDEEELSCMEELRKKGKIVKWCS